A stretch of Alligator mississippiensis isolate rAllMis1 chromosome 14, rAllMis1, whole genome shotgun sequence DNA encodes these proteins:
- the TMEM217 gene encoding transmembrane protein 217: protein MNLLCPGGFCGMTPRTGTSLAAIYMILMTNMYLIFETGHLARARNEMEKSVVLVGRVLMIPYFYYIAIALAIITYPVCILLIYSVIKRLHRGMFVYVGWIIFYDVVNCILVPLTHKTVQELLFSISHLEWFGLAMRLLMDCFWLSFVVTYALIIMDSKTQHRISFKGRRISRSVAEPPRFRLSNEIRKHP, encoded by the coding sequence ATGAATCTCTTGTGCCCTGGTGGGTTCTGTGGCATGACCCCCAGAACAGGCACCTCTCTAGCTGCCATCTACATGATCCTAATGACAAACATGTACCTGATCTTTGAGACTGGCCATCTAGCGCGAGCtagaaatgaaatggaaaaaagcGTGGTCTTAGTAGGCCGGGTGCTGATGATTCCATATTTCTACTACATAGCTATTGCCCTGGCCATCATAACTTATCCAGTGTGCATCCTCCTTATCTACTCAGTTATCAAGCGGCTTCACAGAGGGATGTTCGTCTATGTGGGCTGGATCATCTTTTATGACGTGGTCAACTGCATTCTTGTGCCTCTCACACACAAGACCGTGCAGGAGCTTCTGTTCTCTATAAGCCATTTGGAGTGGTTTGGGCTGGCAATGAGGCTCCTCATGGATTGCTTCTGGCTCTCCTTTGTTGTCACGTATGCCCTGATCATTATGGACAGCAAGACGCAGCACCGGATATCGTTTAAGGGCCGGCGCATCTCTAGAAGCGTGGCAGAACCGCCCAGGTTTAGGTTGAGCAATGAGATCCGGAAGCATCCATAA